The genomic segment CTCCCCGGTCACCGCGGCCGGGGTCCCGGCGCGGACGGCGTCGGTGAAGGCGGCCAGCTCGGCGGTGTAGGCGCCGGCGAACAGCTCCTGGTCGCTGCGGGCCGTGTCGACCCGGCGCCCGTCGGCGCCGGAGAACACCATCCCGGTGCGCCGCCCGTCGCCCGTCGTCGCCGAACCGCCGGAGCCGAGGACCTCCCCGCGCACGTCGTAGCCGTAGGCGGCCTCGAAGCACGCCTCCGCCGTCCCGATCGCCCCGTCGTCGAAGCGCACGGTCACCACGGCGGTGTCGAGGAGCCCGCGCTCGCGCCAGCCGGGCTCGACGAGGGCGTCGGCGAGGGCGAAGACCTCCACCGCCTCGGCCCCGGGGTGCAGGAAGCGCAGGGTGTCGAAGTCGTGGATGAGGGTCTCGCGGAAGATCGTGTCCGGCGCGACGCGGGAGGGGTCGAAGCCGCCGGGGTCGCGGGTGAGCGAGCGCAGCAGCCGGACGGCGCCCAGGCGGCCGTCGTCGAGCAGCGCCCGCGCGGCGCTCCAGTCGGGCGCGAAGCGCCGGTTGAACCCCACCTGCAGCACGACCCCGGCCTCGCGCGCGGCGTCGATGGCCCGCCGGGCGTCGGCCAGGTGCATCGCCATGGGCTTCTCGCAGAAGACGTGCTTGCCCGCGCCGGCGGCGGCCACGACCAGGTCGGCGTGGAAGCGCGCCGGCGCCGCGACGACGACGGCGTCGACGTCGGGGTCGGCGAGGACCTCCGCGGGGTCGGTGCTCGCCCGCGCGGCGCCCAGCGCGTCGGCGAGCCGCTGGGCGGCTCCCGGCGCCGGGTCCGCGACGGCGGCCAGCCGCACCCCGGGCAGCCGGCTGCTCAGCGTCCGCCCGTGGAAGGAGCCCATCCGCCCCGACCCGACCAGCGCCACCCGCACCGGCTGCTCTCCCGCGCCCTCGCTCACACCCACCTCCTAGAACGTTCTAGTGGCGGTCAGCGTGGCCCGGGTGCCTCCCGGCCGTCAAGGCCGGGGCTCAGGGCGCCCGGGCTAGGTTGCCGGGGTGGCGGCCCCTGGACCCGGCGAGGGGCGACGTCCCACCCTGGCCGACGTCGCGGCGCGCGCCGGGGTGTCCACCGCCCTGGTCTCGATCGTCGTGCGCGAGGCCCCCGGTGCGAGCGCCGCCACGCGCGAGCGCGTCCTGCGGGCCGCGCGGGAGATCGGCTACCGCCCCGACGCCCGGGCCCGCCTGCTGCGCGCCCACCGCAGCCGCCTGCTCGGCGTGGTGTTCGAGGTGCAGGGCACCTTCCACGGCGACCTGCTCGGCGGCCTGTACGAGGCCGCCGAGGCCGCCGGGTACGAGCTCGCCCTCAGCGCCGTCACGCCCTCGCGCGACGAGGCCCGCGCGGTCGGGAGCCTGCTGTCCGACCGGTGCGAGGCGCTGGTGCTGCTGGGGCCGCGGTCGCCGGCGGCGCAGCTGGCCGAGCTGGCGGCGCGCCTGCCCGTGGTCGTGGTCGCCCGGGCCGTGCGCGCGCGCGGCGTGGACGTCGTCCGCACCGCGGACGACGAGGGGCTGCACCTGGCCGTCGACCACCTGGTCGGCCTCGGCCACCGCCGCATCGCGCACGTCGACGGCGGGCGCGCCCCCGGCGCCGCCGAGCGCCGCCGCGGCTACCGCGAGGCGATGGCGCGGCACGGGCTGTCCGCCGAGGTCCGCACCGTCGCCGGCGGGCCCGCCGAGGACGACGGCGCTGCCGCGGCCCGGTCCCTGCTCGAGGGCGCGCCGCCCACGGCCGTCACGGTCTTCAACGACCGCTGCGCCACGGGGGTGCTGGACGTGCTGCGCCGGGCGGGCCGCTCGGTGCCCGGAGACGTCAGCGTCACCGGCTACGACGACAGCCGGCTGGCCCGCCTCGCGCACGTGGACCTGACCACCGTCGCGCAGGACGCCGCACGGATGGCGTCCCTGGCGCTCTCCCGCGCGCTCGCCCGCCTCGAGCGCGCGGACGAGCCCGCGGGCGAGGAGGTCGTGCCGCCGCGCCTGGTGGTGCGCGGCACGACCGCCCCGCCGCGCTGACGCGCCGGCGTCAGCGCGGCGAGGCCGGCGCGTCAGGCCTCGCGCGGGGCCAGCCGCACCTCGGTGCGGCGCCCGGTGCGCAGGGCCTCCACGCCGGCCGTGCACACCGCCGTGGCGGCGTACCCGTCCCAGGTGCCCGGCCCGTCGACGGTGCCGCGGCGGGCGGCGTCCGCCCAGCGCTGGACCTCGATGTCGTAGGCCTGCGCGAAGCGCTCGCGGAAGCCCGGGGTGATCACCTGGCCGCGCCGGCCGTCCCCGCTGGAGCGCACGACGCCGGTGTCCAGGCCGATCATGGCGGTGCCGCGCTCGCCGACGACCTCGGTGCGCACCTCGTAGGCGACGCCGGTGGTGACGAACAGCTCGACGTCCACCAGCCGCCCGCTGCCGGTCTCGAACAGCACGACCATGGGGTCGGCCAGGCCCGCCGGGGCGTCCCGGGAGGCCGCGGGGGTCAGGACGGTGACCGCGGTGACCTCCTCGCCGAGGAGGAAGCGCGCCACGTCGACCTCGTGCACCACCGAGTCCGTGATCATCATCTCGGAGGTGAAGTGGGCCGGCACGGCGGGGTTGCGGTGCGCGCAGTGCACCAGCAGGGGGCGGCCGAGGTCGCCGGAGGCGATGAGCTCGCGCAGGGAGGCGTACTCCGGGTCGAACCGGCGCATGAACCCGACCTGCACGAGCGGGCGCCCCAGGGCCTGCTCGGCCCGCACGACCGCCAGGGAGGTGTCGGCCTCGGTGGTCAGCGGCTTCTCGCACAGCACGGGCAGCTCGCGCTCGAGGCAGGCGAGGACGAGCTCCTCGTGCGTGGCGCCCGGCGTGGCGATCACCACCGCGTCGACCTCGGGGTCCGCGATGGCGTCGAACGGGTCCTCCACCACCCGCACGCCCGGGAGCTCGCCGGCCACCTCCCGCGCCCTGTCGGCGAAGGCGTCGGCCACGACCACCGGGCGCGCCCCGGAGGTCCTCGCGGCCAGGCGCCTCAGGTGGTCCGCGCCCATCAGGCCGACGCCGAGGACGGCGACCCTCAGCTCCTGCAGCGGGGTGGCGGACCCGGCCCGGGCCTGGACCGCCGTCTGCGTCGTCGTCTGCGTCATCGTCGTCGTCTGCGTCATCGTCGTCGCAGCCCTTCAGTCGTTGGTGGGGAACCCGAGGTCCATCCCGGCGTGGGAGGGATCCGACCAGCGGGAGGTGACGACCTTGCCGCGGGTGAAGAAGTGCACGCCCTCGGTGCCGTGGGCGTGGGTGTCCCCGAACAGGGAGCTCTTCCACCCGCCGAAGGAGTAGTAGGCCATCGGCACGGGCACCGGCACGTTCACCCCGACCATCCCGACCTGGATCTCGTGCGTGAAGCGCCGCGCCGCGCCGCCGTCGTTGGTGAAGATCGCCACCCCGTTGCCGTAGGGGTTGGCGTTGACCAGGTCCACCGCGGCGGTGTAGGTGTCCTCGCGCACCACGAGCAGCACCGGCCCGAAGATCTCGTCGGTGTACGCGGAGCTGGTGGTGGGCACGCGGTCCAGCAGCGTCGGCCCGAGGAAGAAGCCCTCGCCGTCGGCGTCCGGGCTCACCTGCCGGCCGTCGACGACGACGCTCGCGCCGTCGCGCTCGGCGGCGTCGACGTAGGAGGCGACCTTGTCGCGGTGGGCGCGCGTGACCAGCGGACCCATGTCGCAGCCGCGCCGGCCGTCGCCGGTGCGGATCTTCCCCGCCCGGTCGGCGATCCGGGAGACCAGCTCGTCCCCGGTGCCGCCGACGGCGACCACCGCGGAGATGGCCATGCAGCGCTCCCCCGCCGAGCCGAACCCGGCGTTGACCGCCGCGTCGGCGGCCAGGTCGAGGTCGGCGTCGGGCAGGACCACCATGTGGTTCTTCGCCCCGCCCAGGGCCTGCACCCGCTTGCCGTGCGCGGTGCCGGTCTCGTAGACGTAGCGCGCGATCGGGGTGGAGCCGACGAAGGACACCGACGCGACGTCGGGGTGGGTCAGCAGGCCGTCGACGGCGACCTTGTCGCCCTGCAGGACGTTGAAGACGCCGTCGGGCAGCCCGGCCTCCTTCCACAGCTGCGCCAGCCACAGGGACGCCGAGGGGTCCTTCTCGCTCGGCTTGAGCACCACGGCGTTGCCCGCGGCGACGGCGATGGGGAAGAACCACATGGGCACCATCGCCGGGAAGTTGAACGGGGAGATGATCGCGGCCACCCCGAGCGGCTGGCGCAGGGCGTGCACGTCGACGCTCGTGCTGGCGTTCTCGGTGAAGGCGCCCTTGAGCAGGTGCGGCATGCCGCACGCGAACTCCACGACCTCCTGGCCGCGCGCGACCTCCCCGGCGGCGTCGGAGAGCACCTTGCCGTGCTCGGCGGTGATGATCGCCGCCAGCTCCGGGGCGCGGGCGTTGAGCAGCTCGCGGAAGCGGAAGAGCACCTGCGTGCGCCGGGTCAGGGAGGTGTCGCGCCACGCCGGGAACGCCGCCGCCGCCGCGGCCACCGCCGCCTCGACGTCCGAGGGCTCCGCGAGGACCACCTGGCGGGCCACCTCACCGGTGGCGGGGTCGAACACGTCCGCCCGCCGCGCGGAGCCGCCGGGGGTGGCGGCTCCGCCGATCCAGTGCTGGACGACCTCCGGCGGGCGGACGTCGGCGGGAGGGCCTCCCTGCTCGTGGTCCATCCCCTGGTGCTCCTCGGGCAGCAGCTCGGTCATCGTTCCTCCAGGTCGGGTGCGGGCTCGCCGTCGCGGCTCAGGCGCCGGCGGGGTCGGACGGGGTCAGGTGCGGGCGCTGCTCGGCCTTGTGCTGCTCGTAGACCTCGCGCGCCCGCCGGGTCGACTCCAGCGTCGAGGTCTCCGCCACCGGCACGTCCCACCAGGACCGGCTCGACGGCGCCCCGACGAACGGGTCGGTCTCGACGTGGATGACGGTGGCCGTGGTGCTGGCCCTGGCGTCGAGGATCGCGGCCTCGAGCTCCTTGCGGCTGTGCGTGCGCACGACGTGGATGCCGAAGCTCTCCGCGTTGGCCGCCAGGTCGACGGGCAGCAGGTCGCCGTCGAGGCGGTGGCTGGAGGCGCTGCGGGCGCGGTAGCGGGTGCCGAAGCGCTGGGAGCCGAGCTCCTCCGACAGGGCGCCGATCGAGGCGAACCCGTGGTTCTGCACGAGGACGACGACCACCTTCACGCCCTCCTGGACGGCGGTGACCAGCTCGGTCGCCATCATCAGGTAGGAGCCGTCGCCGACCATCACGAACACGTCGCGGTCCGGGCAGGCCATCCGCACGCCGATGCCGCCGGCGACCTCGTAGCCCATGCAGGAGTAGCCGTACTCGACGTGGTAGCCCTTGGCGTCGCGCACCTGCCACAGCTTGTGCAGGTCGCCCGGCATGGAGCCGGCCGCGCACACCACGACGTCGCGCGGGTCGGACAGCTCGTTGACGGCGCCCAGCACCTGGCTCTGGGTGGGCTGGGCCGACAGGTCCCCGCCCTCGGCGGCGGCGCGGTCGTAGGCGCGGGCGACGGTGGCGTCCCACTCGGCCCGCAGGCGGGCGACCTCCTGCCGGTAGCCGTCGTCGACCGACCAGCCCTGCAGGGCTGCCGTCAGCGCGGTCAGGGCCTCGCGGGCGTCGGCGACGACGGAGACGCCGGCGTGCTTGACGGCGTCCAGGCCGGCGACGTTGACGTTGACGAACTGGACGCCGGGGTGCTGGAAGGCCGTCCTGGAGGCGGTGGTGAAGTCCTGGTAGCGGGTGCCGACGCCGATCACGACGTCCGCCTCGCGCGCCAGGGCGTTGGCGGCCGTGGTGCCGGTGGAGCCGATCGCTCCGACGGAGGCCGGGTGGTCGAACGGCAGGGAGCCCTTGCCGGCCTGGCTCTGCCCGACCGGGACGCCGGTGGCCTCGACGAGGGCCCGCAGCTCCTCGGTCGCGCGCGAGTAGACCACCCCGCCGCCGGCGACGAGCAGGGGACGGCGCGCGGAGCGGACGACCTCCACCGCGCGGGCCAGGGCGTCCGGCTGCGGCAGCGGGCGCCCGACGTGCCAGGTGCGCTCGGCGAACAGCTCCAGCGGCCAGTCGTGCGCCTCGGCCTGCACGTCCTGGGGGATGGCGATGGTCACGGCGCCGGTCTCGGCGGGGTCGGTGAGCACCCGCATCGCGCTCATCAGGGCGCCGGGCAGCTGCTGGGGGCGCCAGACCCGGTCGAAGTAGCGCGACAGCGGGCGGAAGGCGTCGTTGACGGTGACGTCGCCGCTGCTGGGCAGCTCCAGCTCCTGCAGCAGCGGCCCCGCGGAGCGGGTCGCGAACGTGTCGGCGGGCAGCAGCAGCACCGGCAGGCGGTTGATGGTGGCCAGCGCGGCGCCGGTGAGCATGTTCGTCGAGCCCGGCCCGACGCTCGCCGTCACCGCCCACGCCTGCAGCCGGTCCTTCGCGCGGGCGTAGGCGACCGCGGTGTGCACCATGGCCTGCTCGTTGCGGCCCAGCACGTACGGCAGCGCCGGCTCCTCCCCCTCCGGGGTCTCCAGCTCCGCCTGCAGCAGCGCCTGCCCCAGGCCGGCGACGTTGCCGTGGCCGAAGATGCCGAAGCACCCCGCGAAGAAGCGGCTGCGCTCCCCGTCGCGCTCGACGTGCTGGGCGACCAGGAAGCGGACGACGGCCTGGGAGGTGGTGAGCCGGACGGTGTCGTCGGGGCTGGGGGTCATCGCTGCTCTCCTCCGGGCGCGGTGGGGACGGCGTCGGTGCTCTGGTGCAGGGGCAGGCGCGGGTCGACGTCCTGGTGCGCCCACTGCCCGCGCACCCAGGCGAAGGCGGGGTCGTCGACGATGCGCCACTCGCGCTCGGCCCCCGGCCCGGCCATGACGTTCAGGTAGTACATGTGGTGCCCGGGCGCGGCGGCGCAGGGGCCGTGCCAGCCGTGGGGCACGAGCACGGTGTCGCCGGTGCGCACCTCGGCGAGCACGTCGACCGGGCGCTCCGGCGTGCCGTAGGTGCGGTGGTAGCCCACCCCCGGCTGGCCGTCCGGGCCCGGCGCGATCTCGTAGTAGTAGACCTCCTCGAGCTCGCTCTCGTGCTCGCTGGCCTCGTCGTGCTTGTGCGGCGGGTAGGACGACCAGTTGCCGCCCGGGGTGATGACCTCGACGGCGATCAGGGAGTGCGCCTCGAAAACCCCGGCGGCGGCGAAGTTGTGCACCTGGCGGCTGCACGAGCCCGCGCCGCGCAGCTCCACCGCCACGTCGGACGCCGCGACGCGCCGCACCGGCAGCCGCGGCCGGCCCTCGTCCACGCGGGCCGCGGGCAGCGCCACGCGGGCGCCCTGCGCGCTGCGCAGGACGGCCCGGGTGCGCTGCGGCAGGTACGCGAAGTCGCTCGGGCCGGCGAAGACGCCGCTGCGCCCGGCCAGCTCGTGCGCGGTGCCGTCGACGCTCACGGTGCACCCGCCGCGCAGCGGCAGGACGACGACCTCGTCGGGGCCGGTGCTCAGGTCCACCGCCTGCCCGGGCGCCAGGTCGGCCACGTGCAGGGAGCTGTGGCCCCAGCCCGCGCTGGCGGGCGTGACGGACACGTCGTACGGGCCGCGGCGCGTGGAGCCCGCGGGCAGGTGCCACGGGTGCGCGACCATCAGCGCACCAGGGACACGGCGGTGTCGACCGCCGCGGCCACGTCGTCGTCCGGGGGGAAGAGCAGGGCCCGACCCACCACGAGGCCGCGCACGGCGGGCAGGGCGAGCGCCGTGCTCCACGCGGCGTAGGTCTCCTCCGGCGCGGCCACCGGGTCGCCGCCGAGCAGGAGGGTCGGCAGGGTGGTGGCGTCCATGACGCGCTCCATCTGGTCGACGACGGGCAGCTTCAGCCACGTGTGCGCGGAGGAGGCGCCGAGCCCCTGCGCGACGTGGACCGACCGGACCACGGCGGCGGGCGAGAGGTCGTTGACCACCCTGCCCTCGCGGCGCGAGGACCAGAAGGGCTCGAGCAGGGCGGCCCGGCGGGCGCGGTTCAGCTCCGTGACCGCGCGGCCGCACGCCTGCAGCGTGGCGGCCGTGCCGGGGTCGTCCAGGGCCACGCGCAGGAGCATCTTGCCGCCGTCGAAGCCGGCCTCGACGATGCCGGGCACGTCGTAGCCGGTCATCCGGTCGTCCAGCTCGAACGACGCCCCGGCGAGGCCGCCGCGGTTCATCGAGGCGATGACGACCTTGCCCTCCAGCGCGCCCAGCAGCAGGAGGTCCTCGGCGACGTCGGCGGTGGCGAGCAGCCCGTCGACGCCGGGGCGGGCCAGCGCCGCCTGCAGGCGGTCGAGCAGCTCGGTGCGGCTGGCCATGGCGTCGGCGCGGCCGCGCGCGGCCAGCGCCCCGCGCGCCGGGTGGTCGGCGGCGACGATCATGAGGCGGCCGTCGTCGCCGAGCAGCGGACGGCGGGCGCGCCGGGCCAGGGCCTGGGCCACGACCTCGGGACGGCGCGCGCGCAGCTCGGTGACCTCCGCGTAGCTGCGCGCCAGCGGCGGGAGGTGCGCGGGCTGCGCGGCGGGCTGCGCAGCGGGCGGTGCGGGCGCGGACGGCGCGGCGGTGTCAGGCACGGCTGGCCTCCGGGTGGGGACGGGGTGCCGCGCCGTGCGCGGCGAGGAAGGCCTCGACCTCGGCGGCCGTGGGCATCGCGGTCGAGCACTCCAGGCGGGAGGCGACGATCGCCCCGGCGGCGTTGGCCGCGCGCAGCACCTGCTCCAGGGGCCAGCCGGAGAGCAGGCCGTGCACCAGCGAGCCGCCGAAGGCGTCGCCGGCCCCGAGGCCGTTGACGACCTGCACCGGCGTGGGCGGCACGACGACGCGCTGGTCGGCCGTGGCGGCCATGACGCCCGCGGGGCCCTGCTTGACCACCGCCAGCTCCACGCCGGCCGCCAGCAGCGCGTCGGCGGCGCGGTCGGGGTCGCTCTCGCCGGTGGCCACCTCGCACTCGGCGCGGTTGCCGACCGCGACGGTCACGCCGGCCAGGGCGCGCTGCACCTGCTCGCGCGCGGCCTCCACCGAGGGCCAGAACATCGGGCGGTGGTCCAGGTCGAGGACGGTGCACCCGCGCCGCTCGCGCGCCTCGAGCGCGGCCAGGTGGGCGCTGCGGCTGGGCTCGGCGGACAGGCCGGTCCCGGTCAGCCAGAGCAGGTCGGCGTCCCGCACGGCCCCGGGGTCGACGTCCTCGGGGCGCACCCGCAGGTCCGGCGCGGTGGGGCGCCGGTAGAAGTAGAGGGGGAAGTCGTCGGGGGGGAAGACCTCGCAGAAGGTCACCGGGGTGAGGTTGTCCGGGTCGACGACGACGTACCGGTCGTCGACGCCGCGGGTGCGCAGCTCGCGGCGCACGAAGCGGCCGAACGGGTCGTCGCCGACGCCGGAGACCAGGGCGACGCCGTGGCCCAGCCGGGCCGCGGCCACCGCGACGTTGGCGGCGCTGCCGCCGAGGAACTTGCCGAAGGTCTCGACGTCCTCCAGGCCGACGCCGGTCTGCAGGGGGTAGACGTCCACCCCGCAGCGGCCCATCACGAGCACCTCGGCCGGGCGGTCGGGGAGCGCGTCCTGGGACGCACCGGTCACGCGGGCCTCCACAGCGTCGTGAGTTCCGGGGTGGTGCCGGGATGGTTCCGGGATGCTCGGAGCGGCGGGCCGCTGTCCGTGCCTCCGTACTCTGGTCCTCGCCGCCGAGCAGTGTCAACTCTTTGTCCTGACAAAGTGTCAACACGACCGCACGGGTGGTCGCCCTGCCCGGCCGCGGCCGCTCCTGAGATGCTGGGCGCATGGACGCCGCCGCCGACGCCCGGGCCCGGGGCCAGCAGGACCTCGCCGCCCTCCTGCTGCGCGGCCTGGACCGCTCCAGCCCCGTGCCGCTCTACCACCAGCTCGCCGAGCTGATCCGCGGGGCCGTCGACGACGGCGTCCTGCCGGCGGGCACGCGCCTGGAGAACGAGGTCGCCCTCGCCGACCGGCTGGGGCTCTCGCGCCCGACGATGCGCCGCGCCCTGCAGGAGCTCGTCGACCGGGGCCTGCTCGTGCGCCGCCGCGGCGTGGGCACCCAGGTGGTCCACCCCAAGGTCAGCCGCTCCATGGCGCTGACGAGCCTGCACGACGACCTCGCCGGGTCCGGGCAGGTGCCGAGCACCGAGGTCCTGGAGTACGCCCTGGGCCCCGGGCCGGCGGAGGTGACCGAGGCGCTGGGCCTGGAGCCGGGCGCCGAGGTCCTCACCCTGCGGCGGCTGCGGCGGGCCGGCGGCGAGCCGCTGGCGGTGATGACGAACTACCTGCCCGCCGCGCTGGCGCCCTCGCGCGAGCAGCTGGAGGTCGAGGGCCTCTACCAGTGCCTGCGCGACCGCGGCGTGCACCTGCGGGTGGCCCACCAGCGGGTGGGGGCCCGGCTGGCCACGGCCCCCGAGGCGAAGCTGCTCGAGGAGCGCCCCCGCTCACCGCTGGTGACGATGGTGCGCACCGCCTACGACGACGCCGGCCGCGCCGTCGAGCACGGCTCGCACGTCTACCGGGCCTCGCGCTACGCGGTGGAGAGCACGGTCGTCGACCGCTGAGCGCGGGCCCGGGGCGCTCGGGTGGTGCTCAGGCCGGGCCGAGCAGGACGTCGCGGACGACGCCGTCGAGCTGGGCGTCGGCGTCCAGGAACTGGTGCAGGGTGCGCACCGTGGCGCCGAAGCGCTCGAAGTCCTCCACGGCCAGGCCGTCCTCGTCGTAGGCCTTGGTGAACTCGGGCACCCGCGCGCGCAGGGTGTCGATGGCGCGCGGGTCGACGGGCCGCTCGATCGCGTGCGGGTCGACGGGGATGCGGTTCTCGTTGATCCGCCGCTGCCAGTCGAAGGGCGGGGAGACGACGAGGTCGCCGCCGACGAGCTCGCTCCACTGCAGGTGGTTGCGGAAGGCGGCGGAGAGGATGCGCACGCGGTACCCGCGCTCGGTGTAGATGGCGTGCGCCTTCTTCAGCGCGGCGACGCCGGCCCACTCGAAGTGCCCCGGCTCGATCAGCACGCGGTTCTTCGCGGCCCAGGCCTTCAGCCAGTCGTCGAGGCGGCCGCCCATGATCGTGCAGACGGACCCGAAGTCGCCCACGGGCAGGCCCTCGGCCTCGCGGCGGGCGAAGCCGCGCTCGATCGCCTCGGCGACGGCGACGGCCTGGGCGACGGTGAAGGAGACCGTGGCGTTGATGCTCACGCCGCGGTAGGTGGCCTCCTCGATCGCCGCGATGCCCGTCCTCGTCGCGGGGATCTTGACGATGATGTTCGGCGCGAGCCGGGAGAAGCGCACCGCCTGCTCCACGAGGGCGTCGGCGTCGCGGTGCAGGCGCGGGTCGGTCTGCACCGACAGGCGCCCGTTGACGCCGCCGTGCTCGGCGAAGGCGGGCTCCAGGAGCTCGGCGGCCTCCACGGACAGCTCCTCGACGACCCTCCACCCCAGCTCCGACTCACCGGCCGTGGGGTGCTCCTCGGCGAGCTCGCGGATGCGCGGCACCCAGCGGTCGAGGTGGTTCTTGATCACCGTGAGGGCGATGACGGGGTTGCACGTGGCCCCCACCGCGCCCCAGGAGATGGCCTGGGTGAGCTCGTCCAGGTCCGCGGAGTCGTTCCACAGGGACGTGGGCGTGGTCTCGGCCGCGATGCGCAGCGGCAGCTGGGAGGCCTGCGCGGTGGGCGGCTCAACGGTCAGCGTCATCGTCTCTCCTCGGGGTCTGCGTCGACGTCCGCGCCGGCCGAGCGGCGCTGCCCGCGCTCCATGATGGAGCCAGGTGCATATGTCCTGTCAACCGCGGCGGACGACTGGCTGCGTGCAGGACGGCGCGAGCCCGGCGGCCCCGCCATCCGGCGCCCTGGTATTGAGCTGTTGACCTGACAAAGTGACGGCTCGTGCGGTCGGGACGACGGTCGACGGCGAGGCACCCGGCCCGCACCGGACCGCCACCCCCGGACGAGGGCGGGCGAGACCGCCCCGGGCGCGAAGGAGCTCCCCGTGTCATCACCGGTCCCGACCACCCGCGCCCCGAGCGCGGGGCACCGCAGGTTCCTCGTCAGGCTGACCGTGATCTCGACCCTCGGCGGCCTGCTGTTCGGCTACGACACCGGCGTCATCGCCGGGGCGCTGCTCACCATGCCCGAGGACCTCGGGCTCACCACCTTCCAGACGGCCACCGTGGTCACGGTCCTGCTGCTGCCCGGCGCCGCGCTGGGCGCGCTGCTCGCCGGACGGATCGCGGACCGCCTGGGGCGCCGCTCCACGCTGATCATCTGCGGCGCCGTCTTCCTCGTCGGGGCGCTGGGGTGCGCCCTGTCGCCGGGCTTCCTCTCCCTGGTCGCCTTCCGGTTCCTCCTGGGCCTCGGCGTCGGGGCGGCGGCGGTGATCTGCCCGGTGTACCTCGCGGAGATGGCGCCGAAGGACGCGCGCGCCCGCATGGTGACCATCAACGAGCTGATGATCGTCACGGGTCAGCTGCTGGCCTTCGCCGTCAACGCCCTGATCGGCGCCACCGTCGAGGGGCAGGGCGTCTGGCGCGTCATGCTCGGCGTCGCGGCGATCCCCGCCGTCGGCCTGCTCATCGGCATGTTCCTGCTGCCGGAGTCCCCGCGCTGGCTCTCCCTCGAGGGGCGCACCGACGAGGCCCGCACCGTCCTGCACCGCTGCCGCACGGTCGAGCAGGCGGACCGCGAGCTCGCCGAGGTGAAGCACCTGGCCGACGAGGACCGCGGCGCCTCGCGCGCCTCGGTCCGCCAGGTGCTGCGCGCCAACCCGTGGATGCGCCGCCTGCTGTGGATCGGCGCCGGCCTGGCGACCGTGCAGCAGGCCACCGACATCAACACGGTGAACTACTACGGCACGACGATCCTCGAGGGCAGCGGCCTGGGCGACCAGGCGGCCCTGGTCTCCACCATCGCCATCGGCGCGACCTCGGTCACCATGACGATCCTCGGCATCTGGCTGCTGGGCTTCGTCAGCCGCCGCAAGATGCTCCTGACCGGCTTCGTCGGCGTGGCCGCCTCCCAGGCGGTGCTCGCCGCGGTGTTCCTGCTGCCGCAGTCGACCTTCCGCAGCTACACCATCCTCGGCGCCATGATCGTCTTCGTCGCCTTCGTCCAGTGCTTCATCGGCA from the Quadrisphaera sp. DSM 44207 genome contains:
- a CDS encoding Gfo/Idh/MocA family oxidoreductase codes for the protein MSEGAGEQPVRVALVGSGRMGSFHGRTLSSRLPGVRLAAVADPAPGAAQRLADALGAARASTDPAEVLADPDVDAVVVAAPARFHADLVVAAAGAGKHVFCEKPMAMHLADARRAIDAAREAGVVLQVGFNRRFAPDWSAARALLDDGRLGAVRLLRSLTRDPGGFDPSRVAPDTIFRETLIHDFDTLRFLHPGAEAVEVFALADALVEPGWRERGLLDTAVVTVRFDDGAIGTAEACFEAAYGYDVRGEVLGSGGSATTGDGRRTGMVFSGADGRRVDTARSDQELFAGAYTAELAAFTDAVRAGTPAAVTGEDAYAALAIALAAAESVRSRRPVRIDEVPIDEVRVDEVRVDEVPR
- a CDS encoding LacI family DNA-binding transcriptional regulator, translating into MAAPGPGEGRRPTLADVAARAGVSTALVSIVVREAPGASAATRERVLRAAREIGYRPDARARLLRAHRSRLLGVVFEVQGTFHGDLLGGLYEAAEAAGYELALSAVTPSRDEARAVGSLLSDRCEALVLLGPRSPAAQLAELAARLPVVVVARAVRARGVDVVRTADDEGLHLAVDHLVGLGHRRIAHVDGGRAPGAAERRRGYREAMARHGLSAEVRTVAGGPAEDDGAAAARSLLEGAPPTAVTVFNDRCATGVLDVLRRAGRSVPGDVSVTGYDDSRLARLAHVDLTTVAQDAARMASLALSRALARLERADEPAGEEVVPPRLVVRGTTAPPR
- a CDS encoding Gfo/Idh/MocA family protein — its product is MQELRVAVLGVGLMGADHLRRLAARTSGARPVVVADAFADRAREVAGELPGVRVVEDPFDAIADPEVDAVVIATPGATHEELVLACLERELPVLCEKPLTTEADTSLAVVRAEQALGRPLVQVGFMRRFDPEYASLRELIASGDLGRPLLVHCAHRNPAVPAHFTSEMMITDSVVHEVDVARFLLGEEVTAVTVLTPAASRDAPAGLADPMVVLFETGSGRLVDVELFVTTGVAYEVRTEVVGERGTAMIGLDTGVVRSSGDGRRGQVITPGFRERFAQAYDIEVQRWADAARRGTVDGPGTWDGYAATAVCTAGVEALRTGRRTEVRLAPREA
- a CDS encoding CoA-acylating methylmalonate-semialdehyde dehydrogenase, translating into MDHEQGGPPADVRPPEVVQHWIGGAATPGGSARRADVFDPATGEVARQVVLAEPSDVEAAVAAAAAAFPAWRDTSLTRRTQVLFRFRELLNARAPELAAIITAEHGKVLSDAAGEVARGQEVVEFACGMPHLLKGAFTENASTSVDVHALRQPLGVAAIISPFNFPAMVPMWFFPIAVAAGNAVVLKPSEKDPSASLWLAQLWKEAGLPDGVFNVLQGDKVAVDGLLTHPDVASVSFVGSTPIARYVYETGTAHGKRVQALGGAKNHMVVLPDADLDLAADAAVNAGFGSAGERCMAISAVVAVGGTGDELVSRIADRAGKIRTGDGRRGCDMGPLVTRAHRDKVASYVDAAERDGASVVVDGRQVSPDADGEGFFLGPTLLDRVPTTSSAYTDEIFGPVLLVVREDTYTAAVDLVNANPYGNGVAIFTNDGGAARRFTHEIQVGMVGVNVPVPVPMAYYSFGGWKSSLFGDTHAHGTEGVHFFTRGKVVTSRWSDPSHAGMDLGFPTND
- the iolD gene encoding 3D-(3,5/4)-trihydroxycyclohexane-1,2-dione acylhydrolase (decyclizing), which encodes MTPSPDDTVRLTTSQAVVRFLVAQHVERDGERSRFFAGCFGIFGHGNVAGLGQALLQAELETPEGEEPALPYVLGRNEQAMVHTAVAYARAKDRLQAWAVTASVGPGSTNMLTGAALATINRLPVLLLPADTFATRSAGPLLQELELPSSGDVTVNDAFRPLSRYFDRVWRPQQLPGALMSAMRVLTDPAETGAVTIAIPQDVQAEAHDWPLELFAERTWHVGRPLPQPDALARAVEVVRSARRPLLVAGGGVVYSRATEELRALVEATGVPVGQSQAGKGSLPFDHPASVGAIGSTGTTAANALAREADVVIGVGTRYQDFTTASRTAFQHPGVQFVNVNVAGLDAVKHAGVSVVADAREALTALTAALQGWSVDDGYRQEVARLRAEWDATVARAYDRAAAEGGDLSAQPTQSQVLGAVNELSDPRDVVVCAAGSMPGDLHKLWQVRDAKGYHVEYGYSCMGYEVAGGIGVRMACPDRDVFVMVGDGSYLMMATELVTAVQEGVKVVVVLVQNHGFASIGALSEELGSQRFGTRYRARSASSHRLDGDLLPVDLAANAESFGIHVVRTHSRKELEAAILDARASTTATVIHVETDPFVGAPSSRSWWDVPVAETSTLESTRRAREVYEQHKAEQRPHLTPSDPAGA
- the iolB gene encoding 5-deoxy-glucuronate isomerase; this encodes MVAHPWHLPAGSTRRGPYDVSVTPASAGWGHSSLHVADLAPGQAVDLSTGPDEVVVLPLRGGCTVSVDGTAHELAGRSGVFAGPSDFAYLPQRTRAVLRSAQGARVALPAARVDEGRPRLPVRRVAASDVAVELRGAGSCSRQVHNFAAAGVFEAHSLIAVEVITPGGNWSSYPPHKHDEASEHESELEEVYYYEIAPGPDGQPGVGYHRTYGTPERPVDVLAEVRTGDTVLVPHGWHGPCAAAPGHHMYYLNVMAGPGAEREWRIVDDPAFAWVRGQWAHQDVDPRLPLHQSTDAVPTAPGGEQR